One part of the Alligator mississippiensis isolate rAllMis1 chromosome 3, rAllMis1, whole genome shotgun sequence genome encodes these proteins:
- the PEX2 gene encoding peroxisome biogenesis factor 2 isoform X1, translating to MDENSGEDMAASDSNAESVNPVLRVSQLDALELNKALEQLVWSQFTNCFHGFKPGVLAHFEPEVKAFLWLFLWRFTIYSKNATVGQTILNIRYKNDLSQTEKYQPLSKHQKLWYLICSVGGRWLEERCYDLFSNRHLESFCKTKHFINFVAGLLKIGGLLNFLVFLQNGKFATLTERILKIRSVFCRPQNVRQIGFEYMNRELLWHGFAEFLIYLLPLINMQNLKVRISSWCLPIAGLSNSENTLVNYCKECSLCGEWPTMPHTIGCPHVFCYYCIKSNYLFDMYFTCPKCGMEVHNLQPLKYKIEMTEVHSL from the exons atggatg AAAACAGTGGCGAAGACATGGCTGCTAGTGACAGTAATGCTGAGAGTGTGAATCCTGTGCTCAGAGTAAGTCAGCTGGATGCTCTTGAACTAAACAAAGCCCTGGAGCAATTGGTTTGGTCTCAGTTTACCAACTGTTTTCATGgatttaaaccaggggtgctgGCACATTTTGAACCAGAAGTAAAAGCATTTTTATGGCTTTTCCTGTGGAGATTCACCATCTATTCTAAGAATGCAACTGTGGGACAGACTATTCTGAATATTCGGTATAAAAATGACTTGTCTCAGACAGAGAAATACCAGCCATTGAGCAAACACCAGAAATTATGGTATCTTATTTGCAGTGTTGGTGGAAGGTGGTTGGAAGAAAGATGCTATGATTTATTCAGCAATCGTCACCTGGAGTCTTTCTGcaaaaccaaacattttattaattttgttGCTGGACTTCTAAAAATTGGTGGACTACTAAACTTTCTGGTCTTTCTTCAGAATGGAAAATTTGCAACACTGACAGAACGTATTTTAAAAATTAGATCAGTTTTTTGTCGGCCTCAGAATGTTCGCCAAATAGGATTTGAGTACATGAACAGAGAACTTTTATGGCATGGCTTTGCTGAATTTCTAATCTATCTCCTGCCTCTTATTAACATGCAGAACCTGAAAGTCAGAATTTCTTCTTGGTGTTTACCTATTGCAGGCCTTTCCAATAGCGAAAACACTTTAGTAAACTACTGCAAGGAATGTTCTCTATGTGGAGAATGGCCTACTATGCCTCACACCATAGGCTGTCCACATGTTTTCTGCTACTATTGTATTAAAAGCAACTATTTATTTGACATGTATTTTACCTGTCCCAAGTGTGGTATGGAGGTACACAATCTTCAGCCACTGAAATATAAAATTGAAATGACAGAAGTACACTCCCTCTAG
- the PEX2 gene encoding peroxisome biogenesis factor 2 isoform X2, giving the protein MAASDSNAESVNPVLRVSQLDALELNKALEQLVWSQFTNCFHGFKPGVLAHFEPEVKAFLWLFLWRFTIYSKNATVGQTILNIRYKNDLSQTEKYQPLSKHQKLWYLICSVGGRWLEERCYDLFSNRHLESFCKTKHFINFVAGLLKIGGLLNFLVFLQNGKFATLTERILKIRSVFCRPQNVRQIGFEYMNRELLWHGFAEFLIYLLPLINMQNLKVRISSWCLPIAGLSNSENTLVNYCKECSLCGEWPTMPHTIGCPHVFCYYCIKSNYLFDMYFTCPKCGMEVHNLQPLKYKIEMTEVHSL; this is encoded by the coding sequence ATGGCTGCTAGTGACAGTAATGCTGAGAGTGTGAATCCTGTGCTCAGAGTAAGTCAGCTGGATGCTCTTGAACTAAACAAAGCCCTGGAGCAATTGGTTTGGTCTCAGTTTACCAACTGTTTTCATGgatttaaaccaggggtgctgGCACATTTTGAACCAGAAGTAAAAGCATTTTTATGGCTTTTCCTGTGGAGATTCACCATCTATTCTAAGAATGCAACTGTGGGACAGACTATTCTGAATATTCGGTATAAAAATGACTTGTCTCAGACAGAGAAATACCAGCCATTGAGCAAACACCAGAAATTATGGTATCTTATTTGCAGTGTTGGTGGAAGGTGGTTGGAAGAAAGATGCTATGATTTATTCAGCAATCGTCACCTGGAGTCTTTCTGcaaaaccaaacattttattaattttgttGCTGGACTTCTAAAAATTGGTGGACTACTAAACTTTCTGGTCTTTCTTCAGAATGGAAAATTTGCAACACTGACAGAACGTATTTTAAAAATTAGATCAGTTTTTTGTCGGCCTCAGAATGTTCGCCAAATAGGATTTGAGTACATGAACAGAGAACTTTTATGGCATGGCTTTGCTGAATTTCTAATCTATCTCCTGCCTCTTATTAACATGCAGAACCTGAAAGTCAGAATTTCTTCTTGGTGTTTACCTATTGCAGGCCTTTCCAATAGCGAAAACACTTTAGTAAACTACTGCAAGGAATGTTCTCTATGTGGAGAATGGCCTACTATGCCTCACACCATAGGCTGTCCACATGTTTTCTGCTACTATTGTATTAAAAGCAACTATTTATTTGACATGTATTTTACCTGTCCCAAGTGTGGTATGGAGGTACACAATCTTCAGCCACTGAAATATAAAATTGAAATGACAGAAGTACACTCCCTCTAG